From a single Pseudoalteromonas nigrifaciens genomic region:
- the carA gene encoding glutamine-hydrolyzing carbamoyl-phosphate synthase small subunit, whose translation MTKSALLVLEDGTVFRGTAIGADGMSVGEVVFNTSMTGYQEILTDPSYAEQIVTLTYPHIGNTGTNSEDEEANQIWAKGLVIRDLPLLASNFRSEQSLDDYLKQRNILGIADIDTRKLTRILRDKGAQNGCIIAGDELDENKALQAAQAFPGLKGMDLAKVVSTKEMFEWRESSWTLGEGFKTLNAADEKFHVVAYDFGVKRNILRMLVDRGCKLTVVPAQTSAADVLALNPDGIFLSNGPGDPAPCTYAIDAIKTHLETEIPIFGICLGHQLLALASGAKTVKMKFGHHGANHPVKDLERDVVMITAQNHGFAADETTLPDNLRATHTSLFDGTLQGIHRTDKPAFSFQGHPEASPGPHDAAPLFDHFIDLMQARKH comes from the coding sequence TTGACTAAATCCGCTCTGTTAGTCCTAGAAGACGGCACAGTGTTTCGCGGTACTGCAATCGGCGCTGACGGCATGTCAGTAGGTGAAGTAGTATTCAATACGTCTATGACTGGTTATCAAGAAATTTTGACTGACCCATCATACGCGGAACAAATCGTAACTTTGACGTACCCACATATAGGTAATACGGGTACTAATAGCGAAGACGAAGAAGCGAATCAAATATGGGCCAAAGGCCTAGTGATCCGTGATTTGCCACTGCTAGCAAGTAATTTTCGTAGCGAGCAATCGTTAGATGATTACTTAAAACAACGTAATATTTTAGGTATTGCGGACATCGACACCAGAAAGCTAACGCGTATTTTGCGTGATAAAGGCGCTCAAAACGGGTGTATTATAGCCGGTGACGAATTAGACGAAAACAAAGCGCTTCAAGCCGCGCAAGCCTTCCCAGGCTTAAAAGGTATGGATTTAGCAAAAGTAGTCTCAACCAAGGAAATGTTTGAGTGGCGCGAATCAAGCTGGACATTAGGCGAAGGTTTTAAAACCTTAAACGCGGCTGATGAAAAGTTTCATGTTGTTGCCTACGACTTCGGTGTTAAGCGTAATATTTTACGTATGCTTGTAGATCGTGGTTGTAAATTGACTGTAGTACCAGCGCAAACCTCTGCCGCTGACGTACTAGCATTAAACCCTGATGGTATCTTTTTATCTAATGGCCCGGGCGATCCAGCACCGTGTACTTATGCCATTGATGCAATTAAAACCCATTTAGAAACCGAAATCCCTATTTTTGGTATTTGTTTAGGCCATCAATTATTAGCGCTTGCCTCAGGTGCTAAAACAGTCAAAATGAAGTTTGGCCATCATGGTGCCAACCACCCAGTTAAAGATTTAGAACGTGATGTAGTGATGATCACCGCACAAAACCATGGTTTTGCTGCCGATGAAACTACGCTACCTGATAACCTGCGTGCTACGCACACATCGTTATTTGACGGTACTTTGCAAGGTATTCATCGTACAGATAAGCCAGCGTTTAGCTTCCAAGGTCACCCTGAAGCAAGCCCAGGCCCGCACGATGCCGCCCCATTATTTGATCACTTCATCGATTTGATGCAAGCGCGTAAACACTAA
- a CDS encoding nucleoside-binding protein codes for MKLKKLLPALCLSTCALSTSAIAANWSSTALHINYGEQTNPFTEQESDTAVYSIQHASGYDYGDNFFFIDYSKDDLEDGFQDRDFYGEWYSTVSLSAITGQQIGSGALIDVGLTAGINVAGDAKVMKYLPGVKLSWDVPGFNFFQTLVTAYIDDSEGVAKGGAPIETNSWMFDVAFDYPFMIGTQKFNVKGHVEYIAERENEFGQDVRAWFLAQPIITWDLGHALEMKENTLLLGMEWQYWHNKFGTNVTESVPQLHVEWTF; via the coding sequence ATGAAACTAAAAAAATTACTTCCCGCTTTATGTTTAAGCACTTGCGCTTTATCTACCTCTGCTATTGCTGCTAACTGGAGCAGTACTGCTCTACACATTAATTATGGCGAGCAAACAAATCCATTCACAGAGCAAGAGTCAGATACCGCTGTGTATTCAATTCAGCACGCATCTGGTTATGATTACGGCGATAATTTTTTCTTTATTGATTACAGTAAAGACGACCTTGAAGACGGTTTTCAAGACCGTGATTTTTATGGCGAATGGTATTCAACCGTTAGCCTATCAGCTATTACCGGCCAACAGATTGGTTCAGGCGCGTTAATTGATGTTGGTTTAACCGCCGGTATTAACGTAGCAGGAGACGCCAAGGTAATGAAATATTTACCGGGTGTTAAATTAAGCTGGGATGTACCTGGTTTTAACTTTTTTCAGACATTGGTAACTGCCTACATTGATGACAGTGAAGGCGTAGCAAAAGGTGGTGCACCTATAGAAACTAATAGCTGGATGTTTGATGTTGCGTTTGATTACCCTTTTATGATCGGCACGCAAAAGTTTAATGTAAAGGGCCATGTTGAGTACATTGCTGAGCGTGAAAATGAATTTGGTCAAGATGTGCGTGCGTGGTTTTTAGCGCAGCCTATTATTACCTGGGATTTAGGCCATGCCCTTGAAATGAAAGAAAACACTCTGTTGCTAGGGATGGAGTGGCAATATTGGCATAACAAATTTGGCACTAATGTTACAGAATCGGTACCACAACTTCATGTTGAGTGGACTTTTTAA
- the carB gene encoding carbamoyl-phosphate synthase large subunit, producing MPKRTDIKSILILGAGPIVIGQACEFDYSGAQACKALREEGYRVILVNSNPATIMTDPDMADATYIEPIHWEVVEKIIEKEKPDAILPTMGGQTALNCALELDKHGVLAKHGVELIGATADAIDKAENRERFDTAMKNIGLECPRAEIAHSMDEARDIITRIGLPCIIRPSFTMGGTGGGVAYNLEEFEEICERGLDLSPTNELLIDESLIGWKEYETEVVRDKNDNCIIVCTIENFDPMGVHTGDSITVAPAQTLTDKEYQIMRNASMAVLREIGVETGGSNVQFGINPEDGRMVIIEMNPRVSRSSALASKATGFPIAKIAAKLAVGYTLDELQNDITGGKTPASFEPAIDYVVTKIPRFNFEKFAGANDRLTTQMKSVGEVMAIGRNQQESLQKALRGLEVGATGFNPIVALDDPKAKEIIIRELREPGAERIWYIADAMRHGMSVEDVYELTKVNRWFLVQIEDILKDEAKISDVGMAGLNADFLRKLKRKGFADPRIAEIAGVSEAEIRKKRHLLNILPVYKRVDTCAAEFSSDTAYMYSTYDEECEANPTTRDKIMVIGGGPNRIGQGIEFDYCCVHASLALREDGYETIMVNCNPETVSTDYDTSDRLYFEPITLEDVLEIVRVEKPVGVIVQYGGQTPLKLARELEANGVPVIGTSPDAIDRAEDRERFQQLVERLNLLQPENATVTSTEEAILKSVEIGFPLVVRPSYVLGGRAMEIVYDEQDLRRYMTEAVQASNEAPVLLDRFLDNAIEVDVDAICDGEQVIIGGIMEHIEQAGVHSGDSACSLPAHTLSQEVQDVMRKQVTDMALELGVVGLMNTQFAVKDGLVYLIEVNPRAARTVPFVSKATGVALAKVAARCMAGQSLASQGITKEVIPPYYSVKEVVLPFAKFQGVDPIRGPEMRSTGEVMGVGDTFAEAFAKAQLGASNTLPRGGRALLSVRDSDKPRIVELARIMTDLGFEIDATGGTAAALENADIAVRRVNKVFEGRPHILDRIKSGEYSYIVNTTEGRQAIEDSKVLRRGALQHKTNYTTTLNAAFANCTANQADDRGKVTSVQELHLRLN from the coding sequence ATGCCAAAACGTACCGACATAAAAAGCATTCTTATCTTAGGCGCAGGCCCAATTGTTATTGGTCAGGCTTGTGAATTTGACTACTCTGGTGCACAAGCGTGTAAAGCACTGAGAGAAGAAGGCTATCGAGTTATATTAGTTAACTCAAACCCAGCAACAATTATGACTGACCCTGATATGGCAGATGCGACGTACATCGAACCAATTCACTGGGAAGTTGTAGAAAAAATTATCGAAAAAGAAAAGCCAGATGCAATCCTACCGACTATGGGTGGGCAAACAGCATTAAACTGTGCGCTTGAATTAGACAAGCACGGCGTATTGGCTAAGCACGGCGTTGAGTTAATTGGCGCAACAGCAGATGCAATCGACAAAGCAGAAAACCGCGAACGTTTCGATACAGCAATGAAAAACATTGGTTTAGAATGCCCACGTGCTGAAATTGCTCATTCAATGGATGAAGCTAGAGACATCATTACTCGCATTGGCTTACCGTGTATTATCAGGCCTTCTTTTACTATGGGCGGCACCGGTGGTGGTGTAGCGTATAACTTAGAAGAGTTTGAAGAAATTTGTGAGCGTGGCTTAGACTTATCGCCAACGAACGAATTGCTAATTGATGAATCACTGATTGGTTGGAAAGAATACGAAACAGAAGTTGTACGTGATAAAAACGACAACTGTATTATTGTTTGTACCATTGAAAACTTTGACCCTATGGGTGTGCACACGGGTGATTCGATCACAGTTGCACCAGCGCAAACATTAACCGACAAAGAATACCAAATTATGCGTAACGCCTCTATGGCGGTATTACGTGAAATTGGTGTTGAAACAGGCGGTTCTAACGTACAGTTCGGTATTAATCCTGAAGATGGCCGTATGGTTATCATTGAGATGAACCCACGCGTATCACGCTCATCAGCATTAGCGTCAAAAGCAACGGGTTTCCCAATTGCTAAAATTGCTGCAAAATTAGCCGTAGGCTACACACTTGACGAGCTACAAAATGATATTACTGGCGGTAAAACACCCGCGTCGTTTGAGCCGGCAATTGACTATGTAGTTACAAAAATACCTCGCTTTAACTTTGAAAAATTTGCCGGTGCGAACGACCGTTTAACCACGCAAATGAAATCAGTAGGCGAAGTAATGGCGATTGGTCGTAACCAACAAGAGTCATTACAAAAAGCATTACGTGGCCTTGAAGTGGGTGCAACTGGTTTTAACCCAATTGTGGCGCTTGACGACCCTAAAGCAAAAGAAATTATCATTCGTGAACTACGCGAGCCAGGTGCAGAGCGTATTTGGTATATTGCCGATGCAATGCGCCATGGTATGAGCGTTGAGGATGTTTACGAGCTGACAAAAGTTAACCGCTGGTTCTTAGTACAAATAGAAGACATTCTAAAAGACGAAGCAAAAATTAGCGACGTAGGCATGGCAGGCTTAAATGCCGACTTCCTACGCAAGTTAAAGCGTAAAGGTTTTGCTGACCCACGTATTGCAGAAATTGCAGGCGTATCAGAAGCTGAAATTCGTAAAAAGCGTCATTTACTAAACATTCTACCAGTATACAAGCGTGTTGATACCTGTGCTGCAGAGTTTAGTTCAGACACAGCTTACATGTACTCAACTTACGATGAAGAGTGTGAAGCCAACCCAACAACCCGTGACAAAATCATGGTGATTGGTGGCGGTCCTAACCGCATTGGTCAAGGCATTGAGTTTGATTATTGTTGTGTACACGCTTCGCTTGCACTGCGTGAAGACGGTTATGAAACCATTATGGTTAACTGTAACCCTGAAACGGTATCTACCGATTACGACACCTCAGATCGTTTATACTTTGAACCAATTACCCTTGAAGACGTACTAGAAATTGTACGTGTTGAAAAGCCAGTGGGTGTAATTGTGCAGTACGGTGGTCAAACACCGCTTAAATTAGCGCGTGAACTTGAAGCGAATGGCGTGCCAGTTATTGGTACATCGCCAGATGCAATAGACCGTGCAGAAGACCGCGAACGTTTTCAACAATTAGTCGAGCGTTTAAATCTACTGCAACCAGAAAACGCTACGGTAACATCAACTGAAGAAGCAATTTTAAAATCAGTTGAAATTGGCTTTCCATTAGTAGTACGTCCATCGTATGTACTAGGTGGTCGCGCCATGGAAATTGTATACGACGAGCAAGACTTACGTCGCTACATGACCGAAGCAGTACAAGCCTCAAACGAAGCACCAGTATTACTAGACCGCTTTTTAGATAACGCGATTGAAGTTGACGTTGACGCAATTTGCGACGGCGAGCAAGTAATTATTGGCGGTATTATGGAGCACATAGAGCAAGCGGGTGTTCACTCAGGTGACTCAGCATGTTCATTACCGGCTCACACGCTATCGCAAGAAGTACAAGATGTAATGCGCAAGCAAGTTACTGATATGGCACTTGAACTTGGTGTTGTTGGTTTAATGAATACTCAGTTTGCTGTAAAAGATGGCTTAGTGTATTTAATTGAAGTTAACCCACGTGCTGCACGTACCGTACCGTTTGTATCAAAAGCAACCGGTGTTGCACTTGCAAAAGTAGCTGCACGTTGTATGGCGGGTCAGTCTTTGGCAAGCCAAGGTATAACTAAAGAAGTTATTCCTCCATATTACAGCGTAAAAGAAGTTGTTTTACCATTTGCTAAGTTTCAAGGTGTGGATCCAATCCGTGGCCCTGAGATGCGTTCAACCGGTGAAGTGATGGGTGTTGGTGATACTTTCGCCGAAGCGTTCGCAAAAGCACAATTAGGTGCAAGCAATACTTTACCACGCGGTGGTCGCGCGCTATTATCCGTGCGTGATAGCGATAAGCCACGTATTGTTGAACTAGCTAGAATCATGACAGACCTTGGTTTTGAAATAGATGCAACAGGTGGTACAGCTGCTGCACTTGAAAATGCTGACATTGCGGTTCGCCGTGTAAATAAAGTATTTGAAGGGCGCCCGCACATTCTTGATAGAATCAAAAGTGGCGAGTATAGCTATATTGTTAATACCACAGAAGGTCGCCAAGCGATTGAAGATTCGAAGGTGTTACGTCGTGGTGCTTTACAGCACAAAACCAACTATACTACGACCTTAAATGCGGCGTTTGCAAACTGTACAGCAAACCAAGCAGATGACCGTGGGAAGGTGACGTCAGTTCAAGAACTACACCTGCGATTGAACTAA
- a CDS encoding Na+/H+ antiporter NhaC family protein produces MQPSFNKNKAILSLLPLLTFVAIFLGSGLYLQSQGVDYAFYQLPAPVAILPAIILAFILNKTSINQSVETFIKGVGNNNIITMCLIYLLAGAFSAVAGATGGVDAVVNAGLSIIPPSLLLPGLFLIAAVISTAMGTSMGTIGAIGPIAYAMSVKTGIDPALMAGTIVSGAMFGDNLSIISDTTIAATRTQGCEMKDKFKENLKIAIPAAIVTIALLLYLTPAAQVVETKDYDILLVLPYAFILVLAVMGFNVFVVLLSGIVFAALMGFTGSYEGASFVKDIYKGFTDMQEIFLLSMFIGGLSEFIRLNGGLDYIAQKIQAITKVIAKWHRKVADQLGIAALVMASNMCIANNTVSIIVTGPIAKKLADDGNITGKRSASLLDIFACVTQGTLPYGAQALLLGATFKISPWEVSTSSYYCFILAFSAIAVICLRRNKA; encoded by the coding sequence ATGCAGCCATCATTTAACAAAAATAAAGCAATACTTTCTTTGCTTCCCCTACTTACCTTTGTAGCGATATTTTTAGGCTCAGGCTTATATTTACAATCACAAGGGGTTGATTACGCTTTTTATCAATTACCTGCACCTGTTGCTATTTTACCCGCCATTATTCTGGCTTTCATTTTAAATAAAACCTCAATAAACCAAAGCGTCGAAACCTTTATTAAAGGCGTAGGTAATAACAACATAATTACCATGTGTTTAATTTACTTATTAGCGGGTGCGTTTTCTGCTGTTGCCGGTGCCACAGGTGGCGTTGATGCGGTTGTTAACGCTGGTTTGTCAATTATTCCACCTTCTTTATTGCTCCCTGGATTATTTTTAATTGCCGCCGTAATTTCCACCGCCATGGGTACTTCAATGGGAACTATTGGTGCCATTGGCCCTATAGCGTATGCAATGTCGGTTAAAACCGGCATAGATCCAGCACTCATGGCCGGTACTATAGTATCGGGCGCGATGTTTGGTGATAACTTATCGATTATTTCAGATACCACTATTGCGGCCACCCGTACTCAGGGCTGTGAAATGAAAGATAAGTTTAAAGAAAACCTTAAAATAGCTATTCCGGCCGCCATTGTCACAATTGCGTTGTTGTTATATTTAACACCCGCTGCACAAGTTGTTGAAACCAAAGATTACGACATTTTATTAGTGTTGCCTTATGCCTTTATTTTAGTGCTTGCGGTAATGGGCTTTAACGTATTTGTAGTTTTGCTTAGCGGTATTGTTTTTGCTGCACTTATGGGCTTTACTGGTAGCTATGAAGGCGCCAGCTTTGTAAAAGATATTTATAAAGGCTTTACCGACATGCAAGAAATATTTTTGCTGTCGATGTTTATAGGTGGTCTTTCTGAGTTTATTCGCCTTAATGGTGGCCTGGATTACATAGCGCAAAAAATCCAAGCAATTACTAAAGTGATTGCTAAGTGGCATCGAAAAGTGGCTGACCAACTCGGTATAGCGGCGTTAGTAATGGCCAGCAATATGTGTATTGCTAATAATACCGTGTCTATTATTGTTACCGGCCCAATTGCTAAAAAACTTGCTGATGATGGTAATATTACTGGTAAACGCTCGGCTAGTTTGCTCGATATATTTGCCTGCGTAACGCAAGGGACACTGCCTTATGGCGCGCAAGCATTGCTACTTGGAGCTACATTTAAAATTAGCCCATGGGAAGTATCAACTTCTTCTTATTACTGTTTTATATTAGCTTTTAGTGCTATTGCGGTTATTTGTCTGCGCAGAAATAAAGCATAA
- a CDS encoding M48 family metallopeptidase codes for MKKLVIAILATAVLAGCKTSPTGRTQIALYSDQQMSEMGTASFAEMKKNQPINKNPQTNAYVNCIAEQVVAVLPKQYASQKWEVVVFEDDSANAFALPGGYIGVHTGLLKVATNQDQVATVLGHEVGHVIAEHSNERVSQSSMLQTGMQIGGAALEMGNVGYRNEIMQGLGLGAQYGVVLPFSRSHESEADEIGLDLMAQAGFDPKESVTLWQNMSKAGGGATPEFLSTHPAPASRIKDLQAQMSQALGEQKTARAQGKNPQCKL; via the coding sequence ATGAAAAAACTCGTGATAGCTATATTAGCTACTGCAGTGCTGGCTGGCTGTAAAACATCACCAACAGGGCGCACCCAAATTGCGCTTTATTCTGATCAACAAATGAGTGAAATGGGCACAGCCAGTTTTGCTGAGATGAAAAAAAATCAGCCAATCAATAAAAACCCACAAACTAACGCGTATGTAAATTGTATTGCCGAGCAAGTAGTGGCTGTTTTACCTAAGCAGTACGCTTCGCAAAAATGGGAAGTAGTGGTATTTGAAGACGACTCAGCGAATGCGTTTGCATTGCCAGGCGGTTACATTGGTGTGCATACGGGGCTGCTAAAAGTGGCTACTAACCAAGACCAAGTGGCTACAGTGCTTGGCCATGAAGTGGGGCATGTAATTGCAGAGCATTCGAACGAGCGTGTATCGCAAAGCTCAATGCTACAAACCGGCATGCAAATTGGCGGTGCAGCTCTTGAAATGGGTAATGTTGGGTATCGTAACGAAATTATGCAGGGTTTGGGCTTGGGTGCACAATACGGTGTTGTATTACCGTTTAGTCGTTCGCACGAATCAGAAGCTGACGAAATCGGCTTGGATTTAATGGCGCAAGCTGGTTTTGATCCAAAAGAGTCAGTTACTTTATGGCAAAATATGAGTAAAGCGGGTGGTGGCGCAACACCTGAGTTTTTATCAACTCACCCAGCACCAGCAAGCCGAATTAAAGACTTGCAAGCACAAATGAGCCAAGCTTTAGGTGAGCAAAAAACAGCAAGAGCACAGGGTAAAAACCCACAATGTAAGCTGTAA
- the greA gene encoding transcription elongation factor GreA: protein MQTIPMTVRGADLLRKELTELKTVTRPKIVSDIAVAREHGDLKENAEYHAAREQQGFCEGRIQEIEAKLSNVQIIDVTKMPNTGKVIFGTTVTIVNVETDVEVKYQIVGDDEASIKDNRISVNSPIARGLIGKQADDAVNIETPKGTVEYEIIEVEYI, encoded by the coding sequence ATGCAAACAATTCCGATGACAGTTCGTGGTGCAGATTTACTGCGCAAAGAACTTACCGAATTAAAAACAGTTACCCGTCCTAAAATCGTCAGCGATATTGCAGTTGCACGAGAGCATGGTGACTTAAAAGAGAATGCTGAGTATCACGCTGCGCGTGAGCAACAGGGTTTTTGTGAAGGCCGAATTCAAGAAATTGAAGCTAAGCTTTCAAATGTACAAATAATTGATGTAACTAAAATGCCTAATACCGGCAAAGTTATTTTTGGTACAACAGTTACTATTGTCAACGTTGAAACTGATGTTGAAGTTAAATACCAGATTGTTGGTGATGACGAAGCAAGTATTAAAGATAATCGTATTTCGGTTAATTCACCGATCGCACGAGGTTTAATTGGTAAGCAAGCAGATGATGCTGTGAACATTGAAACCCCTAAAGGCACCGTTGAATACGAAATCATCGAGGTTGAGTATATTTAA
- a CDS encoding magnesium transporter, with amino-acid sequence MTVMSKNYVENNPHFSQAEIGAARKVFLAHSYNKQVHLLTIMDVEEAVAILQHCSITYVQDLISRLEKDGYDKLARHYAHQLGFIHSEVETAQSYLNTSALGHVQQRIGWIIVLALLGIVSGLIITQYEDTLSQLVLLAVYMPVIAAAGGNTGSQAATLVIRALATGELKKRQWFAVFLKESQIAVCLALAVAGVMVIRILFFSDVKSAGGFDLNIIAMAIAVALFIQVTISTTLGGLLPILARALKLDPAVLVSPVLASIVDISGMWIYFTVVNYFLEIG; translated from the coding sequence ATGACGGTAATGAGCAAAAACTACGTAGAAAATAACCCACACTTTTCTCAAGCAGAAATAGGGGCGGCTAGAAAAGTGTTTTTAGCGCACAGCTATAATAAACAAGTGCACTTATTAACAATAATGGATGTTGAAGAAGCGGTTGCTATTTTACAGCACTGTTCAATTACTTATGTACAAGACTTAATAAGTCGTTTAGAAAAAGACGGTTACGACAAACTCGCTCGACACTATGCGCATCAGTTGGGTTTTATTCACTCAGAAGTTGAAACAGCGCAAAGTTATTTAAATACCTCGGCACTGGGGCATGTGCAGCAGCGTATTGGCTGGATCATAGTATTAGCGTTATTAGGTATAGTGTCTGGGTTAATTATTACTCAATACGAAGACACATTAAGCCAGTTAGTATTGTTGGCAGTGTACATGCCGGTTATTGCGGCTGCGGGCGGTAACACAGGCTCACAAGCGGCTACTTTGGTAATACGGGCGTTAGCAACAGGCGAGCTGAAAAAAAGACAATGGTTTGCTGTGTTTCTTAAAGAAAGCCAAATTGCAGTGTGTCTTGCGTTAGCGGTGGCGGGCGTAATGGTTATTCGCATCTTATTTTTTAGCGATGTTAAATCTGCCGGTGGGTTCGATTTAAATATAATTGCGATGGCCATCGCAGTGGCATTGTTTATTCAGGTAACTATTTCTACTACGCTAGGGGGGTTATTACCTATTTTAGCGCGGGCACTTAAGCTAGACCCCGCGGTATTAGTGAGCCCTGTATTGGCATCAATTGTTGATATATCGGGGATGTGGATTTACTTTACCGTAGTTAACTATTTTTTAGAAATTGGTTAA
- the dapB gene encoding 4-hydroxy-tetrahydrodipicolinate reductase — protein MTKNKIGVFGANGRMGSALLEAASTKEHSELAAAYVRSSSPLLGINVNQLNSAADKTVTFSDEANITNVDVLIDFTLPAGMRTHLQTAVKQGVPMVIGTTGLNEADMTLLHEAANHIPIVFARNYSVGVNVLLNLVQTAATKFGDDMDIEIFEAHHRHKIDAPSGTALAIGEAIADAKGWDHDKVAVYDRSKVEQAKSQNEIGYSVLRGGDIVGEHTAYFATMGERLELTHKASSRMTFALGAIRAAGWLINKPAGLYDMQDVLDLK, from the coding sequence ATGACAAAAAATAAAATCGGTGTTTTTGGTGCCAACGGCAGAATGGGCTCAGCCTTATTAGAAGCAGCAAGTACAAAAGAGCATAGTGAACTTGCAGCCGCTTATGTACGCAGTAGTTCACCGTTATTAGGCATTAATGTTAATCAACTCAACAGTGCTGCAGATAAAACAGTAACCTTTAGCGATGAAGCTAATATTACGAATGTTGATGTATTAATTGATTTTACTTTGCCAGCCGGCATGCGCACACATTTACAAACAGCGGTTAAGCAAGGTGTCCCTATGGTAATTGGTACCACCGGGCTAAACGAAGCCGATATGACATTGCTACACGAGGCTGCAAACCATATTCCTATCGTATTTGCGCGCAATTATAGTGTGGGGGTAAATGTATTACTTAATTTAGTGCAAACAGCCGCTACAAAGTTTGGCGATGATATGGATATTGAAATTTTTGAAGCGCATCATCGCCATAAAATAGATGCGCCGTCGGGTACTGCGCTGGCCATTGGCGAAGCCATTGCAGATGCAAAAGGCTGGGATCACGACAAAGTTGCCGTATACGACCGCAGCAAAGTTGAGCAGGCTAAGTCGCAAAATGAAATTGGTTACTCGGTGCTCAGAGGCGGCGACATAGTAGGTGAACACACCGCATACTTCGCAACAATGGGCGAAAGACTCGAATTAACCCATAAAGCAAGCTCAAGAATGACCTTTGCATTAGGTGCTATAAGAGCTGCAGGCTGGTTAATAAATAAACCCGCAGGACTTTATGATATGCAAGATGTGCTAGATTTGAAGTAG
- a CDS encoding Bcr/CflA family efflux MFS transporter, with translation MPASASSFNTRILLPLLASIVAITPLAIDMYLPAMLVIADDLQTSMPNVQISLSIYLAGYALGMLFFGPIADQIGRRKLAKIGLTLFGITSLALAFTTDIYAFWVLRTVQAFTGAAATVVVPGIIRHIYQKNTAKGMSYVSMIMMVAPLLAPSIGSLILGFSVWSTIFLILAAYSFIILAFVHVYLIDIPIFKNDLKGLPLFFNSYKIILSNKDARADILSSMFVSFGFFCFLTSVPFVYLDLFKVSEQLFGILFAFNVIALMFGNFLNTRIVPRIGSRKMLYYGLIFGLLSGAALLTFSIMQLSLYFIVGAIAPLMMSLGIIASNADSLILMKFEANTGTATAVIGTLRFGSGALVGPLLAILHAKSAVPFSSLMFGAVILTVLVQLVHYLNSKKNASN, from the coding sequence ATGCCTGCATCGGCTTCGTCTTTTAACACCCGTATTTTATTGCCTTTACTAGCTAGTATTGTGGCAATTACGCCTTTAGCTATTGATATGTATTTACCGGCAATGTTAGTTATTGCGGACGACTTACAAACCAGTATGCCTAACGTACAAATATCGTTAAGTATTTATTTAGCGGGCTATGCATTAGGGATGTTATTTTTTGGCCCTATTGCCGATCAAATTGGTCGCCGTAAATTGGCTAAAATTGGCTTAACTTTATTTGGTATAACGTCATTAGCACTTGCCTTTACTACCGATATATATGCATTTTGGGTCTTGCGTACCGTACAGGCATTTACCGGTGCAGCGGCAACCGTGGTAGTTCCTGGGATAATTAGGCATATTTACCAAAAAAACACCGCCAAAGGTATGTCTTATGTATCGATGATTATGATGGTAGCGCCATTACTTGCACCTTCAATTGGTTCGCTTATTTTAGGGTTTTCTGTTTGGTCTACCATCTTTTTAATTTTAGCGGCCTACAGCTTTATTATTTTAGCTTTTGTGCATGTGTATTTAATCGACATTCCTATTTTTAAAAATGACCTTAAAGGGCTGCCATTATTTTTTAATAGTTATAAAATAATACTGAGTAACAAAGATGCACGTGCCGACATTTTAAGCTCTATGTTTGTATCGTTTGGATTTTTTTGTTTTTTAACCTCAGTACCGTTTGTATATTTAGACTTATTTAAAGTATCAGAGCAGTTATTTGGCATTTTGTTTGCATTTAACGTTATAGCACTCATGTTTGGGAATTTTTTAAATACTCGTATTGTGCCGCGAATTGGCTCTCGTAAAATGCTCTACTACGGATTAATATTTGGCTTACTTTCGGGCGCTGCGTTACTTACTTTTAGTATTATGCAGCTGTCGCTTTACTTTATTGTTGGTGCTATTGCACCACTTATGATGAGCTTAGGCATAATAGCCAGTAATGCTGACTCACTTATTTTAATGAAGTTTGAAGCAAATACAGGCACAGCAACCGCAGTTATTGGTACGTTACGCTTTGGTAGCGGTGCTTTGGTCGGCCCCCTATTAGCTATACTACATGCTAAAAGTGCCGTGCCTTTTTCAAGCTTGATGTTTGGTGCTGTAATACTAACTGTTTTAGTGCAATTGGTTCACTATTTAAATAGCAAAAAAAATGCCTCAAATTGA